The Bacteroidales bacterium genomic sequence GCAAACCCGAATTCTTGTTTTATTGCGATTTTACCATTTTCAAGTCCGAAAATGGTTTTGTTGTCTGTTAAATTGAGGTTTTTTTCATACTCCTCTTTTAGTCCAAATTCAATATTTTGAAGGACATCGAGGTGTTCATCATTCTCAAATCCCATTTTTTACTGTTTTAGTGTTTTCTATGCATCTTCTTTATTACATCAACCTATAATATTAATGACATGTATAAAAGTACAATTTATTTCGAAGCCTGCCAAAAAAATTTCTGCTCCTCTGGCTATTCCAGGTATTTTTTATACACCCTCCTGTAAAAATCCATATCCACCCCTCCTTCCCGCATCAGGCTTTCATCTTTCAATATCTCCTCCTTTTTCCCACTGGCCCTGATTTCCCCCCTGACCATAACGGCAAGCCGATCGCAGCATGAAATCAGCGGAAGCAGTGACTGCGATACAATGACCAGGGTTGCATCGAGCTTCCCGATTATATCCAGAAGTTGAACCACCATCACAGAATCCAGGCTTGCGAAAGGCTCATCGAAAGCTATCACCTCGGGACTGGTTGCCAAAACCGTTGCCAGGGCAACGCGCTTTCTTTCACCAAGAGAAAGATGATGGGAGTCAGCATTTTCAAATCCTTCAAGGTTCATAGCCTTAAGGGCCTGCTTTACCCTATCGCCTGCCTCCTGACGGTTGTAGCCAAAATTCAGTGGACCAAATGCGACATCCTCTGCTACCGTAGGGTTGAACAACTGGTCGTCCGGATTTTGAAATACAAGTCCCATCTTTTTCCGGATAACAGGCAACGATTTTTTTTCAACTTTTGTGTCGCCTATCTTTATCATGCCTTCACCTGCAATGATTCCGTTAAGATGAAGCAGAAGGGTTGATTTTCCGGCGCCGGAAGGCCCAATGATGCCTAACTTTTCTCCCCGGGCGACTTCAAGCGATATATCCTTAAGTACCGGATTGCCGGTAGTATATGAAAAGCTAAGGTGCTCTATTTTTATTCCGCTCGGCATATTATTAGTTTAAAAAGTGGTC encodes the following:
- a CDS encoding ABC transporter ATP-binding protein; this encodes MPSGIKIEHLSFSYTTGNPVLKDISLEVARGEKLGIIGPSGAGKSTLLLHLNGIIAGEGMIKIGDTKVEKKSLPVIRKKMGLVFQNPDDQLFNPTVAEDVAFGPLNFGYNRQEAGDRVKQALKAMNLEGFENADSHHLSLGERKRVALATVLATSPEVIAFDEPFASLDSVMVVQLLDIIGKLDATLVIVSQSLLPLISCCDRLAVMVRGEIRASGKKEEILKDESLMREGGVDMDFYRRVYKKYLE